From the Manihot esculenta cultivar AM560-2 chromosome 3, M.esculenta_v8, whole genome shotgun sequence genome, one window contains:
- the LOC110611116 gene encoding cytochrome P450 72A397, which yields MQMETSSRSSSVAVAIILVIIVTLGWRVLNWVWFRPKKLDRFLRKQGLAGNPYRFFHGDLKQSVEMTKQARSQPFDFSQPLALRIAPFLLQTLNDYGKNSFIWIGPAPRVNITNPEHIKEVFAKINEFQKVKMNPQFQVLAPGLVSHEGDKWAKHRKIINPAFHLEKLKLMLPLFHECCIEMIEKWEKLISSKESCELDVWPYLQDLSRDCISRAAFGSNHEQGHRIFQLLDELTILVIQVAQSVYIPGWWFVPTKANRKTKEIDREIHTSLKRMINKREDAMKAGEAPNDDLLGLLIESNLQQAKERLSIQDVIDECKLFYFAGQETTSVLLVWTMILLSKYPHWQAQAREEVLQVFGGKRPEFDGLNRLKVVTMILYEVLRLYPPASTLTRAIYEETRLGDLILPAGVQITLPVFILHQDPELWGKDASEFKPERFSEGVSKATKNQVSFFPFGWGPRICIGQNFSLLEAKMALAIILQHFSFQLSSSYSHAPRAFATLRPEYGAPLILRKI from the exons ATGCAAATGGAGACATCAAGCAGAAGCAGTTCAGTAGCAGTAGCAATTATATTGGTGATAATAGTGACGTTGGGATGGAGAGTGCTCAACTGGGTGTGGTTTAGGCCAAAGAAGCTTGACAGATTTCTGAGAAAACAGGGACTTGCAGGCAATCCATACAGGTTTTTTCATGGAGACTTGAAACAGAGTGTGGAGATGACAAAACAAGCCAGATCTCAGCCCTTTGATTTTTCTCAACCTCTTGCTCTCCGAATTGCTCCCTTTCTCCTTCAGACCCTCAACGATTACG GTAAGAATTCTTTTATATGGATTGGACCAGCACCCAGGGTGAACATCACCAACCCTGAGCATATAAAAGAAGTATTtgcaaaaataaatgaatttcagAAAGTAAAGATGAATCCACAGTTCCAGGTGTTAGCACCAGGACTTGTAAGCCATGAGGGTGACAAATGGGCTAAGCATAGGAAGATTATCAACCCAGCATTCCATCTAGAGAAGCTAaag CTTATGTTACCTTTATTCCATGAATGCTGTATTGAGATGATTGAGAAGTGGGAGAAGTTGATCTCCTCAAAGGAGTCGTGTGAGTTAGATGTGTGGCCTTATCTTCAAGATCTGTCACGTGATTGTATTTCTCGAGCAGCATTTGGAAGCAATCATGAACAAGGACATAGAATTTTCCAACTCCTCGATGAGCTCACCATTCTCGTAATCCAAGTTGCACAATCAGTTTATATACCTGGTTGGTG GTTTGTGCCAACAAAAGCCAATAGAAAGACAAAAGAAATTGATAGAGAAATACATACCTCACTTAAGAGAATGATCAATAAGCGTGAAGATGCAATGAAAGCAGGTGAAGCCCCCAATGATGATTTATTAGGATTACTCATTGAGTCTAATTTACAACAAGCAAAAGAACGTCTAAGTATTCAAGATGTGATCGATGAGTGTAAACTATTTTACTTTGCTGGCCAAGAGACAACCTCAGTATTGCTTGTTTGGACTATGATCTTACTCAGCAAGTATCCCCATTGGCAAGCACAAGCTAGAGAAGAGGTTTTGCAGGTTTTTGGTGGCAAAAGGCCAGAATTTGATGGTCTAAACCGCCTTAAAGTT GTAACTATGATTTTATATGAGGTTCTCAGACTCTACCCACCTGCCAGTACACTTACTCGAGCAATTTATGAAGAAACAAGGCTTGGAGATTTGATATTACCTGCAGGAGTGCAAATTACCTTGCCAGTTTTCATTTTACATCAAGATCCTGAACTGTGGGGGAAAGATGCATCAGAATTCAAACCAGAGAGATTTTCTGAAGGAGTTTCAAAAGCAACAAAAAATCAAGTTTCATTCTTCCCATTTGGATGGGGTCCTAGGATTTGCATTGGACAGAACTTTTCTCTGCTGGAAGCAAAAATGGCTTTGGCTATAATATTACAGCACTTCTCTTTTCAACTTTCTTCGTCCTACTCTCATGCCCCTCGCGCATTTGCAACCCTTCGACCTGAATATGGTGCTCCGTTGATTTTGCGAAAAATCTAG